A single Spiroplasma floricola 23-6 DNA region contains:
- a CDS encoding ROK family protein, whose amino-acid sequence MCISNSGVINSGIGEITGLSAIIDLHKINFKTSLFKKYKIPVFIENDSNCAALAELKLGNAKYAKNSVVILIGWNRVFLNN is encoded by the coding sequence ATCTGCATTTCAAATTCAGGAGTTATTAATTCGGGTATTGGTGAAATAACTGGCTTGTCGGCTATTATAGATTTACATAAAATTAATTTTAAAACTAGTCTCTTTAAAAAATACAAAATTCCTGTTTTTATAGAGAATGACTCAAACTGTGCAGCTTTAGCTGAATTAAAATTAGGAAATGCAAAATATGCTAAAAACTCTGTAGTTATTTTAATAGGTTGGAATAGGGTGTTCCTTAATAATTAA
- a CDS encoding ATP-binding cassette domain-containing protein, whose product MLQIIKLNNISKKFDNKQVLKDINIEIQNNKIYGLLGNNGVGKTTLVKLIFNELNYDTGEIIYFKDNKQSEIDYGEWYYFLKSGNLPQEIKVKAYIEYIKNLNNISKKSFEAKYNEVIKLIDVSAWLKLKVADLSAGQKKILLLFICLILKPKVLFLDEPTANVDIQTKKMMIETIEALKKTRNHYSCYYTFSRWSRAHFGSYIYSWRGSY is encoded by the coding sequence ATGTTACAAATAATTAAATTAAATAATATATCAAAAAAATTTGATAACAAACAAGTTTTAAAGGATATAAATATCGAAATACAAAATAATAAAATTTATGGTCTTTTAGGTAATAATGGTGTTGGAAAAACAACCTTAGTTAAGCTAATTTTCAATGAATTGAACTATGACACTGGAGAAATAATATATTTTAAAGATAATAAGCAATCTGAAATTGATTATGGTGAATGATATTATTTTTTAAAGAGTGGGAATTTACCTCAAGAAATTAAGGTTAAAGCTTACATTGAATATATTAAAAATTTAAATAATATATCTAAAAAAAGTTTTGAAGCTAAATATAATGAAGTAATTAAATTAATTGACGTTTCAGCATGATTAAAATTAAAAGTAGCTGATCTTTCAGCTGGACAAAAAAAGATCTTATTGCTTTTTATTTGTCTAATTTTAAAACCTAAGGTTTTATTTTTAGATGAACCAACAGCTAACGTAGATATACAAACAAAAAAAATGATGATAGAAACAATTGAAGCATTAAAAAAAACAAGGAATCATTATAGTTGTTATTACACATTTAGTAGATGAAGTAGAGCACATTTTGGATCATATATTTATTCTTGAAGAGGGAGTTATTAA
- a CDS encoding ABC transporter ATP-binding protein: MQTLIDIKNVSKSFGKKVIFKNFDLKIEEGQRVALMGANGCGKTTLVEMIAQFSKPDSGDIKINLTENIKQEIGIQLQEGNWPTGITAQNMLDFYKFVYPKFTKEWETKLKEVFEIDEFINRPLKKLSGGQRQRFNAMISIMNNPKIIILDELTTGLDMELQFKIIDFFKKNTKEFKQTLLLVSHHPEEVEEMCNRLIIIKDSKIWYDDSVENTVKKYESVRKLMNKFFKGEKYND, translated from the coding sequence ATGCAAACATTAATTGACATTAAAAATGTATCAAAGAGCTTTGGCAAAAAAGTAATATTTAAAAACTTTGATCTAAAAATTGAAGAAGGTCAAAGAGTTGCACTAATGGGAGCAAATGGTTGCGGTAAAACAACTTTAGTTGAAATGATAGCTCAATTTAGTAAGCCTGATTCAGGAGATATCAAAATCAATTTAACTGAAAATATTAAACAAGAAATAGGAATTCAATTACAAGAAGGAAATTGACCTACTGGTATAACAGCACAAAATATGTTAGATTTTTATAAATTTGTTTACCCAAAATTTACAAAAGAATGAGAAACTAAATTAAAGGAAGTTTTTGAAATTGATGAGTTTATAAACAGACCTCTTAAAAAATTAAGTGGTGGACAAAGACAACGATTTAATGCTATGATATCAATTATGAACAATCCAAAAATAATAATTCTTGATGAATTAACAACAGGATTGGATATGGAATTACAGTTTAAAATTATTGATTTTTTTAAAAAAAATACAAAAGAATTTAAACAAACTTTATTGCTAGTTTCACATCATCCTGAAGAAGTTGAAGAAATGTGCAATAGACTAATAATTATTAAAGATAGTAAAATTTGATATGATGATTCAGTTGAAAATACAGTTAAAAAATATGAATCTGTAAGAAAATTAATGAATAAATTCTTTAAAGGAGAGAAATATAATGACTAA
- a CDS encoding ABC transporter permease, translating into MTKTEKKNKFEVKKQISIFNNLSLLLYKSFIKEPKSIIFMIFVPIFFNIMFFFIMGAKIQGEKYGALFGYTLLPCLTCLTLLAPAVVEWKNSVFLKRIDITGIRKSMFIGALWFVYLIAGIVAFFLMMIFNLIFSQIHKLVSSSDALSFAQLLGKVNWGYMLLSMILITLTSIALATFFGGLFSSVGSMQGMIMMIYFFSIFLSGIMLPPEAFESSKGMIIFTYFIPHKYGVFLFLYATRGWSDKGWESGFNNHYKNPMQPISEEFIGKDFTATWQPILGAVLILAAIFALTTFTFKWSAKK; encoded by the coding sequence ATGACTAAAACTGAAAAGAAAAATAAATTTGAAGTTAAAAAACAAATTAGTATTTTTAATAACTTATCATTATTACTTTATAAATCTTTTATAAAAGAACCAAAATCAATAATTTTTATGATTTTTGTTCCAATATTTTTTAATATTATGTTTTTCTTTATAATGGGAGCTAAAATTCAAGGAGAAAAATATGGTGCATTATTTGGTTATACATTATTACCTTGTTTAACATGCTTAACTTTATTAGCTCCTGCTGTTGTTGAATGAAAAAACTCTGTATTTCTAAAAAGAATTGATATTACAGGAATTAGAAAATCAATGTTTATTGGAGCTCTTTGATTTGTTTATCTAATTGCGGGAATAGTAGCTTTCTTTTTAATGATGATATTTAATTTAATTTTTTCACAAATACATAAATTAGTTTCATCAAGTGATGCATTAAGCTTTGCACAACTTTTAGGAAAAGTAAATTGAGGTTATATGCTATTGTCTATGATTTTAATTACATTAACATCAATTGCTCTTGCAACATTTTTTGGTGGACTATTTAGTTCAGTTGGTTCAATGCAAGGAATGATAATGATGATATATTTCTTTAGTATTTTCTTATCAGGAATAATGTTACCTCCAGAAGCATTTGAATCAAGTAAAGGAATGATAATCTTTACATATTTTATACCTCATAAGTATGGTGTATTCTTATTTTTATATGCAACAAGAGGTTGAAGTGATAAAGGATGAGAAAGTGGATTTAATAATCACTATAAAAATCCAATGCAACCAATTTCAGAAGAGTTTATTGGAAAAGATTTTACAGCAACATGACAGCCAATACTTGGAGCAGTATTAATACTTGCTGCAATATTTGCACTTACAACATTTACTTTTAAATGATCAGCTAAAAAATAA
- a CDS encoding aminotransferase class I/II-fold pyridoxal phosphate-dependent enzyme, protein MNNFNKIINRKKNKERKWSSEYLENNYSIDFSKKIYNLSIADLDFETPKSIVKAIFKRAKRKTYSYTYQEESSILSIINWYNKVHNIFLKKELIKLVHGTVNAMFETVKCFTNINDAVLIQSPIYQPFERSIIKTKRKVIYNRLVYKNNNYFVNFEEFEKQIKENEIKLFLWCNPHNPGGRVWNNEEIEKIIEICNKYKILIFSDEVHGDLTLEKEHNSILKYRNQINNFIVCNSPNKAFNLGGLKGSYMICSNNEIMKKILTQYENDSLTSSNVFFQPALIAAYSNEYSFKWLLKLKKYILSNYLFFKNELKNFDNVKIMEMDASYLLWINLKTQTNWDEIKTIFLKKNMILNFYNEFADCEQGWLRINIAISKKQLKEVTKKFKEIIKNL, encoded by the coding sequence ATGAATAATTTTAATAAAATTATAAATAGAAAAAAGAATAAGGAAAGAAAATGATCAAGTGAATATTTAGAAAATAATTATTCAATTGATTTTTCTAAAAAAATTTATAACTTATCAATAGCAGATTTGGATTTTGAAACACCAAAATCTATTGTAAAAGCAATTTTTAAAAGAGCTAAAAGAAAAACTTATAGTTACACATATCAAGAAGAAAGTTCAATACTTTCAATAATTAATTGATACAATAAGGTTCACAATATTTTTTTAAAAAAAGAACTTATTAAACTAGTGCATGGTACAGTTAATGCAATGTTTGAAACAGTTAAGTGTTTTACAAATATAAATGATGCAGTACTTATTCAATCTCCAATATATCAACCTTTTGAAAGATCAATTATAAAAACTAAAAGAAAAGTTATTTATAATCGTTTAGTTTATAAGAATAATAATTATTTTGTAAACTTTGAAGAGTTTGAAAAACAAATTAAAGAAAATGAAATAAAACTATTTTTATGATGTAATCCTCACAATCCTGGTGGGAGAGTTTGAAATAATGAAGAGATAGAAAAGATTATAGAAATTTGTAATAAGTATAAGATTCTAATTTTTTCAGATGAAGTTCATGGGGATTTAACTTTAGAAAAAGAACACAACTCAATATTAAAATATAGAAATCAAATTAATAACTTTATAGTTTGCAATTCACCAAATAAAGCATTTAACTTGGGAGGATTAAAAGGATCTTACATGATTTGTTCAAATAATGAAATTATGAAAAAAATATTAACTCAATATGAAAATGATTCTTTAACTTCTTCAAATGTTTTTTTTCAACCAGCTTTAATTGCAGCTTATTCAAATGAGTATAGTTTTAAGTGATTGTTAAAATTAAAAAAATACATTTTATCTAATTATTTATTTTTCAAAAATGAACTTAAAAATTTTGATAATGTTAAAATAATGGAAATGGATGCATCATATTTGCTATGAATAAACTTAAAAACGCAAACAAATTGAGATGAAATTAAAACTATATTTTTAAAGAAAAATATGATTTTAAATTTTTATAATGAATTTGCAGATTGTGAGCAAGGCTGATTAAGAATTAACATAGCTATAAGCAAAAAACAATTAAAAGAAGTTACTAAAAAGTTTAAAGAAATTATTAAAAATTTATAG
- a CDS encoding DEAD/DEAH box helicase family protein, with the protein MENDKFFTNRNQQELLNEIQNEIKTSDEVYLIYPFISKTILNKISLCFDYCLENNIPIKIISTTFDDLSQFNNLNELKLIVQKYKNIQIKIEDNMERNSERIHIKASIFKRKTLPDSAIMGSSNLTYKGMISGREWNIKITSKNENDLVQQMIQEFDNLWNEDFVDFSIAKDRDDLIERIKQNQLVKNQVELSNQIQFSKKYLYKFQKEIIEKLKYRRYIGKTKNLIIMATGTGKTLVSAFDYKNQRQSAKNNLSILFLAHQKEIIDQAIKTYRQVLEEQNFGEVLYDGQIIADKPKHLFATIQSLSNRLNNFDKDHFDLIIFDEAHHLAANSFDKVFNYFNPKQVIGLTATPEREDGKDIKQYFDNEFASELRLWDAINQKLLCPFDYYCIDDTSTNLQGIDLNSDKDIFKVVNTDSRNELLFKTIEKYLGIYARPTALIFCTTIDHAKIIANFLVQKGLKAEAFTSENNKERNRILHEFKIGRINYLCVVNIFNEGIDIPEINTIILLRPTSSKTVYLQQLGRGLRKIELKNKLEVYDLISNIDSKYDITLGIRNLFNPNIIGTNFISTKEGLPYDSTITLEKNTKEIILKSLKKWFGNKDIIRKQVIQYYKKYQDFALEKILQDYEISLLDFYNKLDELFLKVGKEIRIYDKNENDTNRNKNILKQFIFLDNFKIINYFYNRLRNNISKEEIDLDLDNLLMTSFLYEITSMEKFLTIYPNYLEIEDLVQYFINTNRLIVDELAMILKYKLEKETLVITESTEKMLTIDSTYTVKQALAAVGRTNFLHYREELKVLTFQAGYLTFFKTKQIILADEDGNGYGKLTKYDELSKKFYWSLPEKMTINHKIIEDFNNKNIVKYLFIHDKQNYGNKNMFLKLYKFSGIGKFVKMNTEQYLTVEFDIENN; encoded by the coding sequence ATGGAAAATGATAAATTTTTTACAAATAGAAATCAACAAGAGCTTTTAAATGAAATTCAAAATGAAATTAAAACTTCTGATGAAGTCTATTTAATTTATCCATTTATTTCTAAAACAATATTAAATAAAATATCTCTATGTTTTGACTATTGCTTAGAAAATAATATTCCAATAAAAATTATCTCAACAACTTTTGATGATTTATCTCAGTTTAATAATTTGAATGAACTGAAGTTAATTGTTCAAAAGTATAAAAACATTCAAATTAAAATCGAAGATAATATGGAAAGAAATAGTGAAAGAATTCATATTAAAGCTTCTATTTTTAAAAGAAAAACTTTACCAGATAGTGCAATTATGGGATCTTCAAATCTAACTTATAAAGGTATGATAAGTGGAAGAGAATGAAATATAAAAATTACTTCTAAAAATGAAAATGACTTAGTTCAACAAATGATTCAAGAATTTGATAATTTATGAAATGAAGATTTTGTTGATTTCTCAATTGCAAAAGATAGAGATGATCTTATTGAAAGAATTAAACAAAATCAATTGGTAAAAAATCAAGTAGAGTTATCAAATCAAATTCAATTTAGCAAAAAATACTTATATAAGTTTCAAAAAGAGATTATTGAGAAACTAAAATATCGAAGATATATCGGGAAAACTAAAAATTTAATTATTATGGCAACAGGAACAGGTAAAACTTTAGTGTCTGCTTTTGACTATAAAAATCAAAGACAAAGTGCTAAAAATAATTTAAGTATATTATTTTTAGCACATCAAAAAGAAATTATAGATCAAGCAATTAAAACTTATCGACAAGTTTTAGAAGAACAAAATTTTGGTGAAGTACTTTATGATGGTCAAATAATAGCAGATAAACCCAAACATTTATTTGCAACGATTCAATCACTTTCAAACAGATTAAATAATTTTGATAAAGATCACTTTGATTTAATTATTTTTGATGAAGCACATCATTTAGCTGCTAACTCTTTTGATAAAGTTTTTAATTACTTTAATCCAAAACAAGTTATTGGTTTGACAGCAACTCCTGAAAGAGAAGATGGCAAAGATATTAAACAATACTTTGATAATGAATTTGCATCAGAATTAAGACTTTGAGATGCAATTAATCAAAAACTTTTATGTCCTTTTGATTACTACTGTATTGATGATACATCAACAAATTTGCAAGGAATTGATTTAAATTCAGACAAAGATATTTTTAAAGTAGTTAATACAGATTCAAGAAATGAATTATTATTTAAAACAATTGAAAAGTATTTAGGTATTTATGCAAGACCAACTGCTTTAATTTTTTGTACAACAATTGATCATGCAAAGATTATTGCAAATTTTTTAGTTCAAAAAGGATTAAAAGCAGAAGCATTTACTTCTGAAAATAATAAAGAAAGAAATAGAATTTTGCATGAATTTAAAATTGGAAGAATTAATTATCTTTGTGTTGTAAATATTTTTAATGAGGGAATTGATATTCCTGAAATTAACACAATAATTTTGTTAAGACCAACAAGTTCAAAAACAGTTTATTTACAACAATTGGGAAGGGGTTTAAGAAAAATAGAGTTAAAAAATAAACTTGAAGTTTATGATTTAATTTCTAACATAGATTCCAAGTATGATATAACTTTGGGCATAAGGAATTTATTCAATCCAAATATTATTGGAACTAATTTTATTTCTACAAAAGAAGGTTTACCTTATGATTCTACAATTACTTTAGAAAAAAATACAAAAGAAATTATTTTAAAAAGTTTAAAAAAATGATTTGGAAATAAAGATATTATTAGAAAACAAGTTATTCAATATTATAAAAAATATCAAGATTTTGCTCTAGAGAAAATACTTCAAGATTATGAAATCAGTTTATTAGATTTTTATAATAAGTTAGATGAATTATTCTTGAAGGTAGGAAAAGAAATAAGAATTTATGATAAAAATGAAAACGATACAAATAGAAATAAGAATATATTAAAGCAATTTATTTTTTTAGATAATTTTAAAATAATAAATTATTTTTATAATAGATTAAGAAACAATATTTCAAAAGAAGAAATTGATTTAGATTTGGATAATCTATTAATGACTTCGTTTTTATATGAAATAACAAGTATGGAGAAATTCTTAACTATTTATCCAAATTATTTAGAAATTGAAGATTTAGTACAATATTTTATTAATACAAATAGATTAATTGTTGATGAATTGGCAATGATTTTAAAATACAAATTAGAAAAAGAAACATTGGTAATTACAGAAAGTACTGAAAAAATGTTAACAATAGATTCAACATATACAGTAAAACAAGCTCTTGCAGCAGTGGGAAGAACAAATTTTTTACATTATAGAGAAGAGTTAAAAGTTTTGACTTTTCAAGCAGGTTATTTAACATTTTTCAAAACAAAACAAATTATTTTGGCTGATGAAGATGGTAATGGATATGGAAAACTAACTAAATATGATGAATTAAGTAAGAAGTTTTATTGATCATTGCCTGAAAAAATGACAATAAATCATAAAATTATTGAAGACTTTAATAATAAAAATATAGTAAAGTACTTATTTATTCACGATAAACAAAATTATGGTAATAAAAATATGTTTTTAAAGCTTTATAAATTTAGTGGAATAGGAAAGTTTGTAAAAATGAATACAGAACAATATCTAACTGTAGAATTTGATATAGAAAATAACTAA
- a CDS encoding PTS transporter subunit EIIC, giving the protein MSKNIFYDNAVLMIDLLGGKDNIKEIQHCATRLRFILKDDTKFDLEKVKKHPLFKGYKKQESQHQIIIGTGVVDKLYKQINLILKDDLQEGEIKVENKEPFWRKDVSVKSNLFMISKRGMNSFASIFVPLIPIFIAGGMSLALKSLIGSFAPNSGFTKLLDIIGGAILGSLPAFVGYTAAKKWGGNPYLGMAMGLVLISPGLLNSYAINTPVLLGFDLNTSSDVIQSAREAAFKQWLESNGFTESQIPTDPGQYNELLNKTVGAYYYIFGNVAGGFFKIKLIEYQAQIIPVLLVLALSVNLERLLKKITPNVIAIIVVPLVTVLVSSWLAFWLIGPLGQIIGKGISIELAGMFKYTNWNFIGFGGLVFAFFYPFLVITGLHQGFLPIETQLLVDTQLKYGHSFSFITPIACVSNIAQGSATLMLIFFCKKDKEQITKASSGTIGAFTGITEPAMFGVNLQIKPLFLSAAIGSGIAGWWLGMTHTVANSLGSASWIGLVQFDWTTQATQNYFAKENINAVFQSIPMGAHIAIAMLISMGATVGVSTILLKTKWGKKSLENYLK; this is encoded by the coding sequence ATGTCAAAAAACATATTTTATGACAATGCTGTTTTAATGATTGATTTACTTGGTGGTAAAGACAATATTAAAGAAATTCAGCATTGTGCAACAAGATTAAGATTTATATTAAAAGATGATACAAAATTTGATTTAGAAAAAGTTAAAAAGCATCCTTTATTTAAAGGGTACAAAAAACAAGAAAGTCAACACCAAATTATTATTGGAACAGGTGTTGTTGACAAATTGTATAAACAAATAAATTTAATTCTTAAAGATGATTTACAAGAAGGCGAAATAAAAGTTGAAAATAAAGAACCATTTTGAAGAAAAGATGTTTCTGTAAAATCAAATTTATTTATGATTTCAAAAAGAGGAATGAACTCTTTTGCTTCAATTTTTGTGCCTTTAATTCCCATATTTATAGCAGGGGGAATGTCATTGGCTTTAAAATCCTTAATTGGTTCATTTGCTCCAAATTCAGGATTTACTAAACTTTTAGATATAATTGGGGGAGCAATTTTAGGATCTCTTCCAGCATTTGTTGGATATACAGCTGCAAAAAAATGAGGAGGTAATCCTTATCTTGGTATGGCAATGGGATTAGTTCTAATATCTCCAGGTTTATTAAATAGTTATGCTATAAATACACCAGTTTTATTAGGATTTGATTTAAATACAAGTTCAGATGTTATTCAAAGTGCAAGAGAAGCTGCATTTAAACAGTGACTTGAATCAAATGGATTTACAGAATCACAAATACCAACTGATCCAGGTCAATATAATGAACTTCTTAACAAGACTGTAGGAGCTTATTATTATATATTTGGAAATGTAGCAGGAGGTTTTTTTAAGATTAAATTAATTGAATACCAAGCTCAAATTATTCCAGTATTATTAGTTTTAGCTTTATCTGTTAACTTAGAAAGATTACTTAAAAAAATAACTCCCAATGTTATTGCCATTATTGTAGTTCCTCTAGTGACAGTTTTAGTATCATCATGACTTGCTTTTTGACTAATAGGTCCATTAGGTCAAATTATTGGAAAAGGAATATCTATTGAACTGGCAGGAATGTTTAAATATACTAATTGAAATTTCATTGGATTTGGAGGATTAGTGTTTGCATTCTTTTATCCATTCCTTGTGATTACAGGATTACATCAAGGATTTTTACCAATTGAAACTCAACTATTAGTTGATACTCAATTGAAATATGGACATTCATTTTCATTTATTACTCCAATTGCTTGTGTTTCAAATATTGCACAAGGTTCTGCAACATTAATGCTCATCTTCTTTTGTAAAAAAGATAAAGAACAAATTACAAAAGCATCATCTGGAACCATTGGAGCATTTACAGGCATAACAGAACCTGCAATGTTTGGAGTTAATTTACAAATTAAACCATTGTTTTTATCAGCTGCAATTGGAAGTGGAATTGCAGGGTGATGATTGGGAATGACACACACTGTTGCAAATTCACTTGGAAGTGCAAGTTGAATTGGTTTAGTTCAATTTGATTGAACTACTCAAGCAACTCAAAATTATTTTGCAAAAGAGAATATAAATGCTGTTTTCCAATCAATTCCAATGGGAGCTCATATTGCAATTGCTATGTTAATTTCGATGGGAGCTACAGTTGGAGTTTCAACAATATTGTTAAAAACAAAGTGAGGTAAAAAATCTCTTGAAAATTATTTAAAATAG
- a CDS encoding helix-turn-helix domain-containing protein, whose product MSIKFLYFCFIPLFPYKIFIKIVFFNKNHDNYFESFRIKLFLRQVSALLSNLAIFIVILCFSTYNLKYWILISMSLCCVIVQIVFFSITVYSIKNKVNVAPLKFFYKMFSHNSDKRHKSFKSEIISEIDNNNGILTYKELNTKFSISLKTLNNIVIEFKNTNFKTYSIQLKMEFAKSLYQEANYSTKQIAEKCGYLSKSSFLKAYNSYYK is encoded by the coding sequence GTGTCTATTAAGTTTTTATACTTTTGTTTTATTCCTTTATTTCCATATAAAATTTTTATTAAAATTGTGTTTTTTAATAAAAATCATGATAATTATTTTGAGAGTTTTAGAATAAAATTATTCCTAAGACAAGTATCAGCACTATTATCTAACTTAGCTATTTTTATTGTAATTTTGTGCTTTTCAACATATAATTTGAAATATTGAATTCTAATTTCTATGTCATTGTGTTGTGTTATTGTACAAATTGTATTTTTTTCAATTACTGTATATTCAATAAAAAATAAAGTTAATGTAGCTCCTTTAAAATTTTTTTATAAAATGTTTTCTCATAATTCTGATAAAAGACATAAAAGTTTTAAAAGTGAAATAATAAGTGAAATAGATAATAATAATGGCATTTTAACTTATAAAGAATTAAACACTAAATTTTCTATTTCTTTAAAAACTTTAAATAATATAGTTATTGAATTTAAAAATACAAACTTTAAAACATATTCAATACAACTTAAAATGGAATTTGCTAAAAGTCTATATCAAGAAGCAAATTATTCAACAAAACAAATAGCTGAAAAGTGTGGTTATTTGTCAAAGTCTTCTTTTTTAAAGGCATATAACAGTTATTACAAGTAA
- a CDS encoding SDR family oxidoreductase, translating to MKNKVWFITGASQGFGLIFVKKLLDKGHFVCATSRSPEKIIEQVGKNENLLALKVDLSDQKQLDKAMKECVNKFDSVDILLNNAGYGQLWTFEETSDEEIRKCFEVNFFGTLNATRAALPYMRKQGYGHIFTTSSIWGYVGDPYISTYAAVKFATDGWSEALSHELKGLNIGISCIKPGGFRTNFLEATSMVTGEDKISDYKKARDQYFEALVKFNKKQDGDPEKYCDFIINLTSKSAKPPLHIFTGRDAYKDAEDKMKKISNDMKELEKEATNLHVD from the coding sequence ATGAAAAATAAAGTTTGATTTATAACTGGAGCTAGTCAAGGCTTTGGTTTAATATTTGTAAAAAAACTATTAGATAAAGGACATTTTGTTTGCGCTACTAGCAGAAGTCCTGAAAAAATCATTGAACAAGTCGGGAAAAATGAAAATTTATTAGCTTTAAAAGTTGACTTATCTGATCAAAAACAATTGGATAAAGCAATGAAAGAATGTGTTAATAAATTTGACTCAGTTGATATTTTGTTAAATAATGCAGGATATGGCCAACTTTGAACTTTTGAAGAAACAAGTGATGAAGAAATTAGAAAATGTTTTGAAGTTAACTTTTTTGGAACTTTAAATGCAACTCGTGCTGCTTTACCATATATGAGAAAACAAGGATATGGACATATTTTTACAACTTCTTCTATTTGAGGTTATGTTGGAGATCCTTATATCTCAACTTATGCAGCTGTTAAGTTTGCCACTGATGGATGAAGTGAAGCTTTAAGTCATGAACTTAAAGGTTTAAATATTGGAATTAGTTGTATAAAACCTGGAGGATTTAGAACTAATTTCTTAGAAGCAACTTCAATGGTAACTGGAGAAGATAAAATCTCAGATTATAAAAAAGCAAGAGATCAATATTTTGAAGCACTAGTTAAATTCAATAAAAAACAAGATGGAGATCCAGAAAAATACTGTGATTTTATAATTAATTTAACAAGTAAATCTGCTAAACCTCCATTACATATTTTTACTGGAAGAGATGCCTATAAAGATGCTGAAGATAAAATGAAAAAAATATCAAATGATATGAAAGAATTAGAAAAAGAAGCTACAAATTTACATGTAGATTAA
- a CDS encoding Rid family detoxifying hydrolase, producing MKVINTLKAPKAIGPYSQAILTDDNFLYLSGQLGLNSETMQLEEGIELQTKIALDNINEILTEADFIKNNVIKVLIFLKDINNFAKVNEIYENFFKDHKPARSAIEVSNLPKNGLIEIEVIAKK from the coding sequence ATGAAAGTAATAAATACATTAAAAGCACCAAAAGCAATAGGACCATATAGTCAAGCAATATTAACAGATGATAATTTTCTTTATTTATCTGGTCAATTAGGTTTAAATTCTGAAACTATGCAATTAGAAGAGGGAATTGAACTTCAAACTAAAATAGCATTAGATAATATTAATGAAATTTTAACTGAAGCTGATTTTATAAAAAATAATGTAATTAAGGTATTAATCTTTTTAAAAGACATAAATAATTTTGCAAAAGTTAATGAAATATATGAAAACTTCTTTAAAGATCATAAACCTGCTAGAAGTGCTATTGAAGTATCAAATCTACCTAAAAATGGTTTAATTGAAATAGAAGTAATTGCAAAAAAATAG
- a CDS encoding ATP-binding cassette domain-containing protein, translated as MIDQKPVITFKDYLKKFKNSKIGPLTFEIQSSKITALLGSSGSGKTVIINTLLGIIRKYKGDIVLNDINRKAYSYYKANYNVGFYTQMDFSLYEVTAYEFLLDICLMLGLYKKEYKKRIEYWMKYFDLWESKDKKIKNYSWGMKNRMNLILCFIKEPSIIILD; from the coding sequence ATGATAGATCAAAAACCTGTAATAACTTTTAAAGACTATTTAAAAAAATTTAAAAATTCTAAAATTGGACCACTAACTTTTGAAATTCAAAGTAGTAAAATCACAGCATTACTTGGTAGTAGTGGTAGTGGAAAAACAGTTATTATAAATACACTTTTAGGAATAATAAGAAAATATAAAGGCGATATAGTTTTAAACGATATAAATCGAAAGGCATATAGTTACTATAAAGCCAATTACAATGTTGGTTTTTATACACAAATGGATTTTTCGCTATATGAAGTTACAGCATATGAGTTTTTATTAGATATTTGTTTAATGCTTGGTCTTTATAAAAAAGAGTATAAAAAAAGAATTGAGTATTGAATGAAGTATTTTGATTTATGAGAATCAAAAGATAAAAAAATTAAAAATTACTCATGGGGTATGAAAAATAGAATGAATTTAATTTTATGTTTCATAAAAGAACCTTCAATAATTATTTTAGATTAA